A stretch of the Agromyces larvae genome encodes the following:
- a CDS encoding DUF1990 family protein, giving the protein MSRRSTFTDQSVTYGAIGATLDPDFLRYPPKGFRPAEDAVRIGSGAERFERAAEDLMTWGVQRGAGLEVVDVSAGTGIQYTGVVYDPEGAPVSGEAPRTEQRYAADGTPWITAGVAATLVRRGRFRAARTPVLVVYVIDEPDRVGFAYGTTGRSAESGEESFILERREDDGVWLTIRSILQGSGGAGAVAAPVVRRRRRELTRRELRALHPAFV; this is encoded by the coding sequence ATGTCTCGTCGCAGCACCTTCACCGACCAGTCCGTCACGTACGGGGCGATCGGGGCCACGCTCGACCCCGATTTCCTGCGCTACCCGCCGAAGGGCTTCCGCCCCGCCGAGGACGCGGTGCGCATCGGCTCCGGCGCCGAGCGCTTCGAGCGCGCCGCCGAGGACCTCATGACGTGGGGCGTGCAGCGCGGCGCCGGTCTCGAGGTCGTCGACGTGTCGGCGGGCACGGGAATCCAGTACACCGGCGTCGTCTACGACCCCGAGGGCGCTCCCGTGAGCGGTGAGGCGCCGCGCACCGAGCAGCGGTACGCCGCCGACGGCACGCCGTGGATCACCGCGGGCGTCGCGGCCACGCTCGTGCGGCGCGGGCGGTTCCGTGCCGCTCGCACCCCGGTGCTCGTGGTGTACGTCATCGACGAGCCCGACCGGGTCGGGTTCGCGTACGGCACCACCGGGCGCAGCGCCGAGAGCGGCGAGGAGTCGTTCATCCTCGAGCGGCGGGAGGACGACGGCGTCTGGCTGACGATCCGTTCGATCCTGCAGGGGTCGGGCGGCGCCGGGGCGGTCGCCGCGCCCGTCGTGCGCCGTCGTCGGCGCGAGCTGACGCGGCGCGAACTGCGCGCGCTGCATCCCGCGTTCGTCTGA